One Bacillota bacterium genomic window, GCGGCGGAAGGTCCATTAATTAAAGTGCAGAGTGCATTATCGTGGCTGTGCCGAAATATTGCCAGGGACAAATATCTCATACTGCTGGTTTTATTTCCTGTGATCTATTTCATAGTATTTCATTACATTCCTATGTACGGAGTAATTATAGCCTTTAAAGATTTTTCTCCTTCAAAAGGCATTTTGGGCAGTCCGTGGGTAGGCTTACGTTGGTTTTATGAATTTTTCAACTCTAATTATGCTTTCAGGCTTATCAGAAATGTTTTACTATTGAATTTGTATAACCTTGTTTGGGGCTTTCCAATTCCAATCATGTTTGCCCTGCTTTTAAATGAACTTAAGAATGGCTTGTTTAAAAGAATAGTACAAACTGTAAGTTATCTTCCTCATTTTATTTCTGTAGTAGTAATAGTGGGAATGGTAGTGATCTTTCTTTCGCCATATGGCGGAATAATAAATGTAATTATTGAAAAATTGGGATATAAAAGTATTAACTTTATGAGTAAACCAGAATGGTTCAGGACTATATACATAGCAACGGGAATATGGCAAGAATTCGGATGGAATTCAATCATATATTTGGCAGCATTATCATCAATAGATCCACAATTATATGAAGCAGCAAAAATTGATGGGGCTTCAAGGTGGAAGCAGGTTATACATATAACTTTACCTGGATTAGCACCGACAATAATCATTCTATTTATCCTTCAGGTAGGACGCATGATGAAAGTAGGATTTGAGAAAATAATTCTGATGTATAATCCTGCAACTTAT contains:
- a CDS encoding sugar ABC transporter permease: MFNKYVNNIASNKYVNNKAAEGPLIKVQSALSWLCRNIARDKYLILLVLFPVIYFIVFHYIPMYGVIIAFKDFSPSKGILGSPWVGLRWFYEFFNSNYAFRLIRNVLLLNLYNLVWGFPIPIMFALLLNELKNGLFKRIVQTVSYLPHFISVVVIVGMVVIFLSPYGGIINVIIEKLGYKSINFMSKPEWFRTIYIATGIWQEFGWNSIIYLAALSSIDPQLYEAAKIDGASRWKQVIHITLPGLAPTIIILFILQVGRMMKVGFEKIILMYNPATYEVSDVISPYVYRVGLLGGEFSFASAVDLFNSVINFILLVSVNKLSKKLTDIALW